The genomic DNA TATGGGGGGGTATGACGGCCATCGTGGTTCGGCCTATTACCTCGGCGTGCACCCGGAATATCGCGGTCGTGGTATCGCCAACGCGCTGCTGAATCGCCTTGAGAAAAAACTCATTGCCCGCGGTTGCCCGAAGATTCAGATCCTGGTACGCGACGATAACGACATGGTGCTGGGAATGTATGAGCGTCTCGGGTATGAGCACGGCGACGTGGAGGTTCTGGGTAAGCGCCTGATTGAAGATGAAGAGTATTGATTTTCTGCCCTCCGATTACGACAGCCACGGTCGTCTGCGGCTGCCGGTGTTGTACTGGGGCATTCTGCTTCTCCAGGCGCGCACCTGGGTGTTGTTCGTGATGGCCGGGGCGTCGCGCCAGCAGGGCGATACGCTGCTGAACCTGTTCTACCCTGACCATGACAATTTCTGGCTGGGGCTTCTGCCCGGCATTCCTGCGGTACTCGCCTTTCTGCTCAGCGGTCGCCGCCATCAGTTTCCCCGGCTTTGGCGGGGGATCTACGGGCTGTTGATTCTTGCCCAACTGGCGCTGCTGCTCTGGCAACCGCTGCTGTGGTGGCAGGGCGACGCGTTGTCCGGTGTTGGCCTGACGCTGGTGATCCTCGATGGTTTTGCGCTGTGGTGGCTGCTTTCCAGCCGCCGTTTACGCGCCTGTTTTGCTGCTAACGGCACTTTTTAACGTATACGAACTCCAACTGACGTTGAATCGACAAGAAAGGATTTGTGAATGAAATCATTACGTTTACTGCTCTGTGTATTTCCCCTGGCGCTGACCGGCTGCTCTACGCTCGGCTCAGTGAACTGGTCGGCGGCTTACCCGTGGAACTGGTTCGGTTCTTCAACGGCGGTGACGGAGCAGGGCGTCGGTAAACTGACAGCGGCAACACCGCTGGATGAAAACGCCGTCAATGAGGCGCTCGATGGCGACTACCGCGTACGCAGCGGTATGAAAACCGCCAATGGCGGCATCGTGCGTTATTTTGAAGCGCTGAAAGATGACAAGGTGGCGCTGGTGATCAACGGCGAATCCGGCACTGTCAGCCGCATCGATGTCCAGGACAGCGGCATCGCGTCGGCAGAGGGGGTTAACGTCGGGACGCCATTCGGCGAGGTGTTTGATAAAGCCTACGGTAACTGCCAGAAAGCGACCGGTGATGACAGCGCAGGCGTCGAATGTAAAGCCAAAGGCAGCCTGCATATCAGCTATCTCTTTAGCGGTGAGTGGAGCGGCCCGGAGGATTTAATGCCGTCTGACGACACGCTGAAAAACTGGAAAGTCAGCAAAATTATCTGGCGTCGTTAAATTGATCTGATCGATCCGCCTGGACTGCAAAAACAGGTACAATAGCCGCAAACAATGCCACGCTGTCGTGGCATCTTTATTTCAGGAGGAGCGATGTCTCAGGTTCAGAGCGGCATTTTGCCGGAACATTGCCGCGCGGCGATTTGGATTGAAGCCAACGTAAAAGGGGATGTCGACGCCCTGCGCGAGAGCAGCAAACGGTTTGCAGATCAACTGGCGACCTTTCAGGCTAAATTTCCTGATGCGCATCTCGGTGCGGTTGTCGCCTTTGGTCATGATACCTGGCGTACGCTCAGCGGCGGCGTGGGTGCTGAAGAGCTGAAAGATTTCATCCCTTACGGTAAAGGGCTGGCACCGGCGACGCAATATGACGTGCTGATCCACATTCTTTCCCTGCGTCATGACGTGAATTTCTCTGTTGCGCAGGCTGCTGTCGCGGCGTTTGGCGACGCCATCGACGTGAAAGAAGAAATTCACGGCTTCCGCTGGGTTGAAGAGCGCGATCTGAGCGGCTTTATCGACGGCACGGAAAACCCGGCGGGCGAAGAGACGCGTCGTGAAGTAGCCGTCATCAACGACGGCATTGATGCGGGCGGCAGCTACGTGTTTGTTCAGCGTTGGGAGCATAATCTCAAGCAACTGAACCGCATGAGCATTCACGATCAGGAAATGATGATTGGCCGCACCAAAGAAGCCAATGAAGAGATTGATGGCGATGACCGCCCGGTGACGTCGCACCTGACTCGTGTGGATCTCAAAGAAGATGGTAAAGGACTGAAAATTGTCCGTCAGAGCCTGCCGTACGGCACCGCCAGCGGCACACATGGCCTGTACTTCTGCGCCTACTGCGCGCGGCTGTATAACATCGAACAGCAGTTGCTGAGCATGTTTGGCGATACCGATGGCAAGCGCGACGCGATGTTGCGTTTCACCAAACCGGTGACTGGCGGCTACTATTTCGCCCCGTCGTTAGACCGACTGCTGGCGCTGTAAATACGAAGGGGTTGCCGGTCTGGCAGCCCCTTTTACTGTTACAACCATCCCTTATCCTGAAACGTCTGCCGCGTGGCGACGTTAAGGTCGTAGTTAGCAAGCTCTTCCGGTTTCACCCACGCGATTGCCTGAAATTCTTCATTAAATGTCACCTCACGGTTGCGGCTGACGCAGTCAAACATCAGGTACACCATATAGATCTCTTCTTTACTGCCATCGGCGTAAGTTTTGATTCGCACGTCATCGCGGAAGGTCCACGGCGTAATGTGAGTAATCTCCAGTGCGTCGCCCAGCTCTTCGCGGATTTCGCGGCGCAGCGCCTCTTCTATCGTCTCGCCCGGTTCCGTCCCTCCGCCTGACAGCGCCCACTGACCGGGAAACACACCGCGATCGGCCGCCATCTGGCACAGCAAATACTCACCATTATTTTCAATAATCGGACAAACAATAATTCGTTGGCGCATACTTTCCCCGTATGTCATCTTGTTGAGTTATCTCTTGTTATACCACCAGGCAGGATACAAATATGGATTCTTTCTTTTCTCCGACCGCAAATTGTCGTGTTCGCTGGCAGGATCTTCCCGGCAGCGGCGTTCCGCTGGTTTTTGTGCATGGTCTGGGATGCGCCTCGTCATGCGAATACCCTCGCGTGGTGGTGGACAAGGCGTTTGGTGGCAGAAGGGCAATCCTGCTTGATTTGCCGGGCTGCGGATACAGTGAAAAACCGCAGGATTACCACTATTCCATTACTGAGCAGGCCTGCGTAGTGGCTGAACTGGTAGCGCATCTGGGGCTGGAAAGCTGTTTTCTGTATGGCCACAGCATGGGGGGAAGCATCAGCATTGAAGCGGCGGCGCTGCTCGGTGACAAAGTGGCAGGCCTGGTCGTCTCGGAACCGAATTTTCACCCTGGCGGCGGTTTCTTTAGCCGTCAGATCTGCAGCTACAGCGAAGCGGAATTTGTTGAGGTTATCTGCCAGCAACTTGTGGCGCAGGATGACAGCCCCTGGGCCGGAAGCCTGGCGGTCGATGCCCCCTGGGCCGTATGGCGCGGCGCGGCGAGCCTGGTGGCAGGCAGCGACTGGTTTACCCGGTTTGTCGATTTGCCAAAACCAAAACAGCTGATTTTCGGCGAACACTCCCTGCCGGATGACGATTTCTCTCGCCTCGACGCACTCGGCGTCTCCACGGTGGTATTGCCGGAATGCGGGCATTCGATGTCATGGGAAAACCCGACAGCGCTTGCTGCGGCGCTGACTGCGTTTTGTCGTTAAAACTTATGTCCCTTATTCTCTTTTCAACTTCTAAATCACCAAACGGTATATAAAACCGTTACAGCTTTAACCCTGGTTATAAATATGATGATCATAGTGTCGTCACATTTCGATAAGGGTGCGCAATGGTCGTTGTTAAATCACTGAAAAAAGGATATCTGGCGCTGGGCGCGTTGGTGCTGCTGGCAGCACAGGCGCAGGCGACGGAACTGCTCAACAGCTCCTATGATGTTTCACGCGAGCTGTTTGCGGCCCTCAACCCGCCGTTTGAACAGCAGTGGGCGAAAGATAATGGCGGCGACAAGCTGACTATCAAACAATCCCATGCGGGATCTTCGAAACAGGCGCTGGCGATTCTGCAGGGCTTAAAAGCAGACGTTGTAACTTATAACCAGGTGACTGACGTGCAGATCCTGCACGACAAAGGCAAGCTGATCCCGGCCGACTGGCAGACCCGTTTGCCGAACAACAGCTCACCGTTCTACTCCACCATGGCGTTCCTGGTGCGCAAAGGCAACCCGAAGAACATCCATGACTGGAACGATCTGGTACGCCCGGATGTGAAGCTGATTTTCCCGAACCCGAAAACCTCCGGTAACGCGCGTTATACGTATCTGGCCGCGTGGGGTGCGGCGAACAAAGCGGACGGCGGCGACAAAGCCAAAACTGAACAGTTTATGACCCAATTCCTGAAAAACGTGGAAGTGTTTGATACCGGCGGTCGTGGCGCGACGACGACGTTCGTTGAACGTGGGTTGGGCGATGTGCTGATCACCTTCGAATCCGAAGTGAACAACATCCGTAAGCAGTATGAAGCACAGGGTTTTGAAGTTGTGGTGCCGAAAGTAAATATCCTGGCCGAGTTCCCGGTAGCGTGGGTAGATAAAAACGTCAAAGCCAACGGCACAGAGAAAGCGGCAAAAGCCTACCTGAACTGGCTCTACAGCCCGCAGGCGCAGACCATCATTACTGATTATTACTACCGTGTGAATAACCCGGAAGTGATGAGCAAGCTGAAAGATAAATTCCCGCAGACTGAACTTTTCCGCGTGGAAGACCAGTTTGGTGCCTGGCCTGAGGTGATGAAAACCCATTTTGCCAGCGGCGGCGAGCTGGACAAATTGCTGGCGGCGGGGCGTAAGTAATGTTTGCAGTCTCATCCCGGCGTGTGCTGCCGGGCTTTACTTTAAGCCTTGGCACCAGTCTGCTGTATGTCTGCCTGATCCTGCTGTTGCCGCTGAGCGCGCTGGTGATGCAGCTGGCGCAGATGAGCTGGGCGCAGTACTGGGAAGTCATCACCAATCCGCAGGTGGTCGCGGCTTATAAGGTCACGCTGCTGTCGGCGTTTGTCGCTTCGCTGTTTAACGGTGTGTTTGGTTTGCTGATGGCGTGGATTTTAACCCGCTACCGCTTTCCGGGCCGTACACTGCTGGATGCGCTGATGGATCTGCCATTTGCATTACCAACAGCCGTGGCGGGTCTGACGCTGGCCTCGCTGTTCTCTGTTAACGGTTTTTACGGTCAATGGCTGGCGACGTTTGATATCAAAGTGACCTACACCTGGCTCGGCATCGCGGTGGCGATGGCGTTTACCAGCATTCCCTTTGTGGTACGTACCGTACAACCGGTGCTGGAAGATCTGGGGCCCGAATACGAAGAAGCTGCGGAAACGCTGGGCGCCACGCGTCTGCAGAGTTTTCGCAAAGTGGTATTGCCAGAGCTTTCACCGGCGTTGCTGGCGGGGGTGGCATTGTCGTTCACTCGCAGCCTCGGTGAGTTTGGCGCGGTGATTTTTATCGCCGGGAATATCGCATGGAAGACAGAAGTCACCTCGCTGATGATTTTTGTCCGCTTGCAGGAGTTTGACTATCCGGCGGCGAGTGCGATTGCGTCGGTGATCCTCGGCGCCTCGCTGCTGCTGCTGTTTTCCATCAACACCCTGCAAAGTCGTTTTGGTCAACGCGTGGTAGGTCACTAATGGCGGAAGTTACGCAATTGAAACGCTATGACACCCCTCGCATCAACTGGGGGAAATGGTTCCTGATTGGCACTGGCGTGTTGGTTTCGGCCCTCATTCTGCTGGTGCCGATGATTTATATCTTTGTGCAGGCATTCAGCAAAGGGCTGATGCCGGTGCTGCAGAATCTGGCCGACCCGGACATGCTGCATGCCATCTGGCTGACAGTGCTGATCGCGCTGATCACCGTACCGTTCAACCTGGTGTTTGGCACGCTGCTGGCCTGGCTGGTGACGCGCTTTAACTTTCCTGGTCGCCAGTTACTGCTGACGTTACTGGACATCCCGTTTGCCGTGTCGCCGGTGGTGGCGGGGCTGGTCTATCTGCTGTTTTACGGCTCCAACGGTCCGCTGGGCGGCTGGCTTGACGAACATAATCTGCAGATCATGTTTGCCTGGCCGGGTATGGCGCTGGCGACCATTTTTGTCACCTGTCCGTTTGTAGTGCGTGAGCTGGTGCCGGTGATGCTGAGCCAGGGCAGTAACGAAGACGAAGCCGCGGTGCTGCTGGGCGCGTCCGGCTGGCAGATGTTCCGTCGTGTGACGCTGCCGAACATCCGCTGGGCGCTGCTGTACGGCGTGGTGCTGACCAACGCGCGTGCTATCGGTGAGTTTGGCGCAGTGTCGGTGGTTTCCGGTTCGATTCGCGGTGAAACGCTGTCGCTGCCGCTGCAGATTGAATTATTAGAGCAGGATTACAACACGGTCGGCTCATTTACCGCCGCGGCCCTGCTGACGTTGATGGCTATTTTGACCCTGTTTTTGAAGAGTGTGTTGCAGTGGCGCCTGGAAAATCAGGAAAAGCGCGCGCAACAGGAGAAACATCATGAGCATTGAGATTGCCAGTATTAAAAAATCTTTTGGTCGCACCCAGGTGCTGAATGATATCTCCCTCGATATTCCGTCGGGTCAGATGGTGGCGCTGCTCGGGCCGTCCGGCTCCGGCAAGACCACGCTGCTGCGTATTATTGCCGGGCTGGAGCACCAGACCAGCGGGCAGATCCGTTTTCACGGTACCGATGTCAGCCGTCTGCATGCGCGCGACCGCAAAGTAGGATTTGTCTTCCAGCATTACGCGTTGTTCCGCCACATGACGGTATTCGACAATATCGCGTTCGGTCTGACAGTGCTGCCGCGTCGCGAGCGCCCGAATGCGGCGACGATCAAAGCCAAAGTGAGCAAATTGCTGGAGATGGTACAGCTGTCGCATCTGGCGGATCGGTATCCGGCTCAGCTTTCCGGCGGGCAAAAGCA from Trabulsiella odontotermitis includes the following:
- a CDS encoding Dyp-type peroxidase; this encodes MSQVQSGILPEHCRAAIWIEANVKGDVDALRESSKRFADQLATFQAKFPDAHLGAVVAFGHDTWRTLSGGVGAEELKDFIPYGKGLAPATQYDVLIHILSLRHDVNFSVAQAAVAAFGDAIDVKEEIHGFRWVEERDLSGFIDGTENPAGEETRREVAVINDGIDAGGSYVFVQRWEHNLKQLNRMSIHDQEMMIGRTKEANEEIDGDDRPVTSHLTRVDLKEDGKGLKIVRQSLPYGTASGTHGLYFCAYCARLYNIEQQLLSMFGDTDGKRDAMLRFTKPVTGGYYFAPSLDRLLAL
- a CDS encoding DUF2919 domain-containing protein is translated as MKSIDFLPSDYDSHGRLRLPVLYWGILLLQARTWVLFVMAGASRQQGDTLLNLFYPDHDNFWLGLLPGIPAVLAFLLSGRRHQFPRLWRGIYGLLILAQLALLLWQPLLWWQGDALSGVGLTLVILDGFALWWLLSSRRLRACFAANGTF
- the nudI gene encoding nucleoside triphosphatase NudI; this encodes MRQRIIVCPIIENNGEYLLCQMAADRGVFPGQWALSGGGTEPGETIEEALRREIREELGDALEITHITPWTFRDDVRIKTYADGSKEEIYMVYLMFDCVSRNREVTFNEEFQAIAWVKPEELANYDLNVATRQTFQDKGWL
- the cysT gene encoding sulfate/thiosulfate ABC transporter permease CysT; the encoded protein is MFAVSSRRVLPGFTLSLGTSLLYVCLILLLPLSALVMQLAQMSWAQYWEVITNPQVVAAYKVTLLSAFVASLFNGVFGLLMAWILTRYRFPGRTLLDALMDLPFALPTAVAGLTLASLFSVNGFYGQWLATFDIKVTYTWLGIAVAMAFTSIPFVVRTVQPVLEDLGPEYEEAAETLGATRLQSFRKVVLPELSPALLAGVALSFTRSLGEFGAVIFIAGNIAWKTEVTSLMIFVRLQEFDYPAASAIASVILGASLLLLFSINTLQSRFGQRVVGH
- a CDS encoding RpoE-regulated lipoprotein: MKSLRLLLCVFPLALTGCSTLGSVNWSAAYPWNWFGSSTAVTEQGVGKLTAATPLDENAVNEALDGDYRVRSGMKTANGGIVRYFEALKDDKVALVINGESGTVSRIDVQDSGIASAEGVNVGTPFGEVFDKAYGNCQKATGDDSAGVECKAKGSLHISYLFSGEWSGPEDLMPSDDTLKNWKVSKIIWRR
- a CDS encoding sulfate ABC transporter substrate-binding protein, whose translation is MVVVKSLKKGYLALGALVLLAAQAQATELLNSSYDVSRELFAALNPPFEQQWAKDNGGDKLTIKQSHAGSSKQALAILQGLKADVVTYNQVTDVQILHDKGKLIPADWQTRLPNNSSPFYSTMAFLVRKGNPKNIHDWNDLVRPDVKLIFPNPKTSGNARYTYLAAWGAANKADGGDKAKTEQFMTQFLKNVEVFDTGGRGATTTFVERGLGDVLITFESEVNNIRKQYEAQGFEVVVPKVNILAEFPVAWVDKNVKANGTEKAAKAYLNWLYSPQAQTIITDYYYRVNNPEVMSKLKDKFPQTELFRVEDQFGAWPEVMKTHFASGGELDKLLAAGRK
- a CDS encoding GNAT family acetyltransferase, with protein sequence MEIRVFRQEDFEEVITLWERCDLLRPWNDPEMDIERKVNHDVSLFLVAEVNGEVVGSIMGGYDGHRGSAYYLGVHPEYRGRGIANALLNRLEKKLIARGCPKIQILVRDDNDMVLGMYERLGYEHGDVEVLGKRLIEDEEY
- the cysW gene encoding sulfate/thiosulfate ABC transporter permease CysW, whose translation is MAEVTQLKRYDTPRINWGKWFLIGTGVLVSALILLVPMIYIFVQAFSKGLMPVLQNLADPDMLHAIWLTVLIALITVPFNLVFGTLLAWLVTRFNFPGRQLLLTLLDIPFAVSPVVAGLVYLLFYGSNGPLGGWLDEHNLQIMFAWPGMALATIFVTCPFVVRELVPVMLSQGSNEDEAAVLLGASGWQMFRRVTLPNIRWALLYGVVLTNARAIGEFGAVSVVSGSIRGETLSLPLQIELLEQDYNTVGSFTAAALLTLMAILTLFLKSVLQWRLENQEKRAQQEKHHEH
- a CDS encoding alpha/beta fold hydrolase, which gives rise to MDSFFSPTANCRVRWQDLPGSGVPLVFVHGLGCASSCEYPRVVVDKAFGGRRAILLDLPGCGYSEKPQDYHYSITEQACVVAELVAHLGLESCFLYGHSMGGSISIEAAALLGDKVAGLVVSEPNFHPGGGFFSRQICSYSEAEFVEVICQQLVAQDDSPWAGSLAVDAPWAVWRGAASLVAGSDWFTRFVDLPKPKQLIFGEHSLPDDDFSRLDALGVSTVVLPECGHSMSWENPTALAAALTAFCR